ATCCCTCTGAGAATGACATGGGAAAATCGTGCTCTATTTTCGATAGCCTGTTACGACCAGTTTGATCCTATTTAACATCTTTCAATGTTTAGATCACTATAGACAACAAACTAATGGAACTCATTATCATTAACCCTGAATTAGTATAGAATGCTTTTCATGATACCTGAAAAATAAGATCTTGGTTTTGAAATACCATTTGCCACTGAAGGGAATCATGGCTTCTTGGAGATAAAGTTAATTCCTATGGGGAGTACAACACAGGTCCCCCTAAAAGACCTTACCTGCACCACAAAGAAAGTGCTCAAAGGATCATGGGGATGTTCAAGAACACACAGAAGCCAGAATGCAAGGCTCTCACTGGGCAAACGTGAGGCAATCTGAGCGTCAAagtaaataataacagtaatactCAATAATATATCCCATTGAGTAAAATAATCCATAGCCCATTctaatacaaagaaatgaaaaggtaaaCTAATGTGGGGTCTGGAAAAGGTCTTCCTTAAATTACCAGTTAGGTTGGTAGACAACTGGTTAGCCAGTGCTCAGATAATACGGCCAGCAGTGAGACAAACCACCCTACGTCTCCTGATACGGTACACTGAGAGCAAAGAACACATCACTTCCATGTTACACCTGTGGGAAATACGCAAAGCCTGAATCTAATTGTGAAACATTAGATGAACCCAAACTGGGAGATGCTCTACGAAATAACCAGTTGGACTCATCAAAACTGTTAAAACTATTGGAAAACAAGGACAACAAGTTGCTACAGgttaaaggaaactaaaaattcaCAGTAAGTACTTGTGCCTCATTTCTTCAGTATGGAGGCTATTATTGGGACAATGATGGACTTTGAATATGGTCTGTAAACTATGTATTTTGTGCTTTAATAATTTTACTGTGGATGTATAAGAATGTCCCTGCTCTTAGGAAATGCGAACAGAAATATTTAGGAGTAAAGAGACAATACATCTACAATATCCAGTCAGATGGTTCTGAAATTTTTCTACTGatatatatactgatatatatactgatatacccaaaaacagaatgataaagcaaatataaactATTGAAAATTGAGGGATACAGGTGAATGATATATGAGAATTCTCTGCACTAGTTTCCAACTTATTTAAAATTGGAAATCACGCTTTAATATTAACCTTttacttaagaaaacaaaacctggaaCTTCAAAATCAATTTCTACAATATAGGAATGACTTATACAAGTGTAGGAGAGAttcagagaaaaaggaggaaggaaaataaaaagatgagggAATTTTCTACTTATTGAAAGGTACTCTGACTGGAATAACTGGAAAACTTAACCAattatttttgcaaataaaaaacagatacataagATGTGCTCTAATCTGTGAAATTAAACTGTCTGGAGAAGTGAACAAAGAGATGAGTGGAAAACGGAAGTTGGATTTTAGATCATTTTCTACTGAGACTGTTCTTTATAGTTAAGTAATTTAAGCTGAACATAGAAATGAGATGTTATATAGTTTATCAGAGTTGACAAGTGATACAGGAATAACTACATTAAAAATCTTATGTTTGAAAATAAGTCATTATCAATTTGAGTAATCTGGGTTCAAGCCGgaaggagtcaattcttctcaaGTGTCATCCTGGGTTTCCAGATGAATACTGAATTAGATTTCATAGGATCTGTTTGAAAACTTTTAGAGTTAGGTGGACTTTAAAACCCAAGATCAACTTTATCTGGAACTCTGATTTTGCTGTAAGATCATACTAAGGTACACTTTAAGAGATATGCTTTTCCTTTGTGGCAGTTTTTCTTCATCTCCAGCTTCAAGATAAAgcttatggaaatatttatttccataaaataaatattaacataaaaattacCTAAAAACTTCAACTGAATATGGGAGTTAAAATAAACTGATGGTTTGCTGAATGTTACCTGTAATTAAGAATATCAGAACAACCCAGCCTCCACTCTAAGGTTTCTGTGGTGAAGTCGTCTGTATTTCCTAGGTCAGAAAATCCAACAACAAAATCCTGTGTTTTTCCATCTTTCACCAGTGCTAGTGTGGGAATGACTTTGATACGCAGTCTCTCACAAAGGAAAGGTGCTTTTTCCACATTCAGTTTCAAAAATTTGGTCTCAAGATGTTTCTTGGACAATATCACCAAATGTCTGTCTAGTATTTTACACCTGTAAATAACAACACATAGAAAACCAAAGGCTAAAAATGACAATTTCTTTATCAAAGTAAATATTAAGGCACATCTAAGTTTTTACTTTTCCTGAATCTCATAATctgcccggagaaggcaatggcaccccactccagtactcttgcctggaaaatcccatggacggaggagcctggtgggctgcagtccatgaggtcgctgagagtcgggaacgactgaacgacttcactttgacttttcactttcatgcattggagaaggaaatggcagcccactccagtcttcttgcctggagaatcccagggacgggggagcctggtgggctgctgtctatggggtcgcacagagttggacatgactgaagcgacttagcagcagcagcagcagcataatctgCCAGTCAACCTATGTATCTATCAGATAACCTTATTTCCATTTCATAGGTTAGGTACCTCTTTTTCTACCTCTTATGATACTGTAGTCTAGAAGGTTGGATCTGCCTTAATGAGAACAAAGTATTCAACATATGGCTTAAGTGGCTCACAAAGCTGTCATGTTCATGGCCAAGaataaaaaatagtcattttCCTTATGCATGTTTCCTGGCATTTCATAGAAAGAGGCAAATCTGAACTTGACAGAGCTCAGAAGACACCTCCCAGAATTAGAAATGTACAGGTGGTGTTCTCTTTGGAAGTCACTAAGAAAGACTGAATATGTCACCGAGAAGGAACCTTTCCAACCGTACAAATTCTGTTAGTGTGAAGTCTATCAAGGTTAAGGGCTACAAATCTATGGTCATTATGGTTCAAAAGAAGTACAAAATACCAGCAATATTTTTATTGAGCcacctgaaaaggaaaagtggtattttctttaaattatactttaaactGGCCAACCCTTTAGTGCATCTGAGATAACTATGAAAACCTCTGTGAGCAGTTGTTCTTACCCAGAGGTGATTAGTACaatcaacttttaaaacataCAGATGAATCAAAATTCTCTGGGACTTGGGCTGAGAAACATGCAAGTGATTCCCATGCTCAGTGAAGTTTGATAACTACTCTGCTTTCGATGATTAAGACACCAAAACCACAGCTGATTTTACCAGCAGGTTTTTGGGGTACTTCTTGGTAGTTTTTCCTGAGTTAAGTTCAGGTCCACTGAGTTTCTTATAACCTTGATGCCTCATCATCTGAgtgattctttttatatattactcATGCAGTGAAGCAATGGgattttattaataatgaaaactGTCAGGAGAGAATAAGTGGTTTCTGAATGAAGCTCCAAAGAAGTGACAGATCATTTGGAGAAATACATTCTTGAGGATTTCTACATACATCAACTCCACAGTTTTACTGGAATAATATAGaatctattttaaataagtaTGTCCCATTGGCCAAttaatccattttttaattgaattttaaatcCAATTTAAACCCTCATGATTTAAATCATGAGGGAGCAGTCATGATGTAGTTAAAATAGCATTAAGCTGGGCTCAAATCTGCTTCTATCATTTAGCAAGTGAGTGCCatcaggcaagtcacttaatttctcCAAGTCTTGgtgtccacacacaaaaaaacatggGGATTATAAAGTACTTACCTCAAAGGGAGATTATGAATGTTCCAGGATCTTATACCGCCTGAAGTGTCTAGCATTACCACATGCTAAAAACTGTGGTATCTACCTGTCTATATTTATATCAACTCATTCAaccttgactttattttctttcatttgtattcTGTTAGTTAATAAATCCCAGCCACTAATAACCACGTTGTTGGGTGAGGAGGCAAAGACAAGGGCCAGGCAGACTATGGAGATGAGagaagagggcagggctggggccacAGTGAACAATGGAGACTCTGGGTTGAAGTATGAGTTTCCGCAGGAGCTACTCAGCATCAGCAAATTGCTTTCATACAATTCTAGGTCTGTTATCACATCATCTGATGTTGGCAACTATTCAAACTTTGGagctagggaaaaaaaacaagcttCAGCCATCTGGTTTAAGATATAACCTCTTCTGGGGCTAGTTTTACTTTGAGGGATCGGCCTCCAGACAGAGGTTGGCAGACCTGGGCTCATCTAAGAGAAATCACTTTCTCCACCTTCCAGCCAAACCTGAAGTCCCAACTCTGCTTCTGGAGAAAGGCCTTGTCAAGCCACCGTCTCCCTGTGAATTGCCAGTTGAGAAGTGACTGAATTCAAACTTGTTGTTCAGGTGTTGGCCCCATTTCCAACACTGTGGCTGTATTGTAATAGTAGGGACAAAAGCAGAATTCTTGgaattgatattaaaaaaaaaaaaatttaagtgctcATTGCTCAGATGTTTTTACAATTAGCTAGCGAAAATATCATTCAGAAAATAGCCACTTCTATGAAAATACTGAAATCCaataatttatacttttttatgTCACTGGTTTTTAAGTTAATCTTTGATGACTGCTTAATTTTAATATACAGACTTCCAGTACAAAGGGACAACTTAGGAATTAGttcctttcacatttttcttaatttctctattaAGTCAGGGTATCTATTCAACAATCTCTTCATATTTAAAACGGTCACTGAGGGGAAACAAAGTTACCTGAATGTGGAGTCTCTgtagaaatggcaaaccacttttttactctccttgaCTTCTTGAAAAAAGTCTCTCTCACTAGGGATTTCTCTGTATTCCCCATGTCCTTTTGAAAGCCATTCCTAAtttgaagaaaggagaaatacCACACATTTGAAATCTCTTTCAATGTCACTTTATATCTTATATCCAAATCActatattattttgtaattaagttGACTTTATCTTAGAACTGAATTCCTTTCGGTGATGTACTTTCCTATCTTTCTAGTGTCACTGCAGAAATAGTCTGTGGGCACGACCATCTCCACAGCACGGCTTGTAATTATCTGTCTTGGTAACTTGAAACACGTTTTCTtagaactttcaaaataaaattttagactaTAAAGATTGAGAATGTAAACGTCTATTTAATTTCTTTGCACTTAAACTACTAAAATCAAAAGAATTTGATCCAAGTTACTatgaagctttaaaaaagaacagcTGTGAGATAAAGCCAACTGGTGCTTGGGGAGGGGACGGGTACTACAGCTCTGAAGCTGAGGAGCCCTGTGTACTTTTGATGACCGCCTCAGAGACAGCACTCTTCTTGCCTGGCCACCAACGGATAGTATCGAGTGAAGAAAAAGGTGTTTTCTCATGTGGTATCCAGAAAAAGGGACCCACAAGTCCAGCTAATCCAATTCTCCAAATCACTATCTCGACCTTTATCATCCATGTTGGACAGGTATTTCAGTTTCTTGTACCCTTCCCGTGGCAGGAAGCTGACTGCCTCGAGTGGAAACTTGTTTCCTTTCTCAAGACTTCTACtgtcatttaatcttttttttttccctctatttctttgtcttaCTGGCTGTGTTAgttgctgtcgtgtccgactctttgtgccccatggactgtatgtagcctgccaggctcatctgtccatggaattttacaggcaagaatactggagtggattgccataccctcctccagggtatcttcccaacccagggatcgaacctgggtctcctacattggaggcagattctttaccatgtgagccattagggaagcccttctCAAGACTAGGTTTTAATAAAAAGGAGGACTGGACTTGCAGACAGAAGGACTTGAATCACTGCTCTACCACGCATTAGGCTGTGAATTCTCATAACCTTTCTGAGTCTCACATTCCTCATTGGTAATGTGGAGATTATAAAACAACTATCTCACTGAGCTACTGTGACAAGACAACATGAAAATAACAGAGCAGCTGGCACATCACATGTGCCTGAAAGCATTAATACATGTATTCTCTAGTTCTCAGAAAAGTCTTCTCTCACCGACTGCAATATATCCTGAACTTTGGTCAGCCTGGACCTCAGATGAGACAAGTTCTAATCTTTCAGGTTAGCCCTTCAAATATCACATGACTGCCCTGTTCCACAGTGAACATTTCTGCCTGCTTCTGACTGTCTCACATGAGGACTTGTAGACGTCCTCATCCTCTGAACGCACTAGAAGCGGGCAGGAGCCCAGGCTGCATCACTAGTTTTGGTATCTGTTTCATGGTGGCTTATGCTGAGCTACTGGGGGGCCCTGGTATTTTTACCTTATTTCTTTGGTAAAGCTTCCATAAAGAGTTTAAACTCCTTAATGACACACTTGCTTTGAGCACAGACAAATCATGACAGGCTTTCTCATAACTCTGCCTGAAAGGGAACCTGCGGACCCCTACTTCTCCCAGTGTTCGTCCTCATCCATACTCTCAACTACACAAATTTGAGCTCAGAAAATTATCCTGGACCAGGTGTCTCTTGTACTTGACTGTGAATTAACACTCATCAGGCTAACTTGGACTGTGTCTTTAAAAACTATCTTTTCCCCCAGGGAGAATTTTAATGGCATTAGGTACTTTTGAGGTCAAACAACCCTAAAGACTGAGAACTTTAGGCACATGTATATAGAAGTGGTTAGAAGCATACTGTGAGAGCAATTTCAGAAAGCAGGGCAGAGAGGTTACTTGTTTCTGCTGTTGAGCTTTCTTCAGAGCCTCGAGTCTCTTTTCTTTGAGGCGTTCTAATTCATCCTCATCCATCTGATCTAGTTTCTGAATTTCCGAATCCAAATGTTCTTCCACTAGTTTGGTAGTTTGAAGTAACTGATTCTCCAGGACTTTTGAAAACATGTCAACAGATGCGTTCGCTTCCATTCTTCTAAATGGTACGGTTCAGCCTTGATGCTGGAGAGAAGGTTTACAaagttggagaaaaaaataagacaggaAACTTTTAGTTCCCAAAATGCTAGCAAATATATAATTTGGAGTTCACAAAGTGTTCTGCTGGCAACCAACCATGTCATGTTAAGAATTTttacttaaatgttttaaaatttaattttcaacagGTTATAGTTACTCGtgcgtgttaagttgcttcagttgtgtctgacttgttgcgaccctatggactgtagcccgccaggctcctctgtccatgggatcctccaggcaagaatacactgcagtgggttgccatgtcctcctccaggggatcttccccacccatggatcaaacccttgtctcttatgtctcctgcactggcaggtgggttctttaccaccggggAAGTCACACTAGTCAAAAATAATTCAGACCAAAGGTTAGAGTGCTTTTGACTTTGCTTACTATTCTAAAACAAAGACAAACCTTTAAGACCATTGCCAGATCAGAAAGAAATGAGCAGTTGAAACTAAACCTAGCGTTGTATACTGACAGTATTCTTTACCAAAGGAAAAGGGAAGCAAAGCAGAAATGACTGCAAAGATGATGAAGTTTAACTGTAGCAAGGTtttacacacatgtgtacacaccaAATTTTGCTTCAAGATAGAGCACATTTGAGcaaaagacattatttttcaTCTCTGCCTAAATCATTTTAACTCTGAAGAGAGCTCATTACAACTTGTGTAAAGAACTCTGCCTGGTGTTCCCTAAGCTCTAGTTTCCAATTCTGTTCTCTCAGTAACTAATAAAGTCTATGAGCCCACAAAGATTGATACTAGTATTGATTTGGTGACACTCAGTGCTCGTAACTTTGATGTCAAACAACATAACACTCCAAATATAAAAAGCATATTGATGCTATATTGATCTATGTAAAATAGGAGTTTAAAAATAGACTCTAATTCAGATCTCAATGACATAgtctatttatttaacatttttattttatattggcatacagttcatttacaatgttgtgttaagtttcaggtatacagcagagtgattaaTTTATACATACTCAATTaccttttccaaattctttacccatttaagttattatagattactgaatagagttctctgtgctatacagtatgtctttgttggttatctatttcaactgcgtattttaaaaggaattattttCTACCAGCAACAATtagatggtgaattttatgtgtaCTCCTGGGTTATTACCACAGAAATTTATGATTTGTCAAAGCAGGAGACTGTTGATCTCAACTATGTTTTCAACTACTActgaagcactttttaaaaatctgaaatttgtGAGCTCATTTGCCCAGCTTCTGACATACAGACTGGCCCACCAGACCCTCTATTAActgttgaactgaactgaaatagtatTCCTGCAAAATTCGCCTctgattccattttttcccccacatgaAAAGCAGTCGAAAAGCATACTCGATTTCCTCTTTGTATTCCTGGAGCTAGGAGTGTTGGGAACACTGCAGGTGCGCAAAAAATATTTGTCAACGGTTGAAGTAGCATATGTCTAGCTATTGTTCAAATTATGGTTATGTTTAAAGTATTTCTGggttttaaaaaccaaaatgtaagttCCTCGCATGCGATAAAATTTTAAAGGAGCTGTATTTCAAATACAGGAAATGAATTTCACACTCCCTACTTTTCAAGAAAAACTGGATCGGGGCGGATGAGACAGAGTAGTATCTGTTAAACACTGACTTGCTGGTCAGACCTTATTCTTTACAAGGGGCGTAGCGGTTGCTTGTCCCTGGAGTTTTACAGGCTGAGCTCAGAATTTAATTCTGGGATAATTGGGAGGAGAAGCGATTAACAAGAGCTGTTCTGGGCGGCAGGTTGTGCTGGGCATCGCCTTCAGAAAGGGGGAAAGGAGATGGTGCAGAGATAACTTCATTCTCCAAACCACAAGGTTCTGATTCTTTTTTCAGTTCAACTGAATGATGGGCAGGGATGTATCCTCAAGTTACCTAACCATTTCCGCGATTCCCCTGTGTGCACCCGCCAAAACAACCAGGGGGCCTCGCCGTTAACCGCACGCCAGCCGCTTCCCAAAAGTACCCTCGCTACTCCCCGCGCCCCCAGGGACAGACGAGGGCAGAGGCGAGGTGGCCCCAGCTTCAAAGCCTCCCCGGCGCATGCGCCAAAGCCTCCTCCGTGGCTGGGACTCCGGAGCCCGAGCCGCGCCCCTCCCCCGCCTAGGCAGGATGCGGAGCAGGCGGGCGTCCGTTAGCACAAGGATGCATGGCCGGTTTTTTCACGCCACTCTCTGCCTCACCTGAGCTCTCGGCGATACCTGAGATACGAAGAACCAGCTTCTCCAGAAGAGCAATCCTCTCTGGCTTCAGCCTCCAAGCAGCTGCGGGTAGCTGCGAAGCGACCGTCACTTCCGCCTCCTCATTGGCCGCGGATCTCACGCGATAGCAACTGCGACGTCCCAGGAAGTGGAGGTAgtgcgggggaggggggagggaagggCGCGCGGCGAGCGCTTCTGCGCGTGCGCCCTTCTCCACCTTTCCTCTGCTCCAGCTCTCCGAACTCTGGCGTGTGAACCTTTCCCTCCCTCCGAGTAAACAGCCCAGAGGGCGGGGGAGCGAAGTACGCCGGAGATCGTAGTTTCTTAGTGCTCAGCCTGGAGTTGACGTTCTTAGGTTCTGACACATGTTACATCAGAAAGGAAATAGCAATGATTCTGCTCTGGAGTGGCACTCCAATTTTGTTTCCATTCGGTTTATTGAACAATTCCcccctttaaaaaacaaagtataacTTACGTGTAAGTTTTTACATAGTTAACACATAGAGTCGTTGTCCAGATCCGGATATAAAACACTTTTACAACCCTAGTATGACATAAATTTTTAGAGCTTGTTCTCGGTTTGAATATAAAGATCATGATCTATTTAGGAGAAATAATGggtgtgtcctttttttttttaatggtttctgtTTACTTGTTTTGGTAATTCATGGACATGACTACGAGGCTCAATATTGTGGATTTCTGTCTCCCTTTGGAACACCCAGACGGCTCACCAGTGGTTCACTatccttctttattcatctgcACGCAGCTGAGTACAAAGGGACAGAGGTTAAAGGTggaagggaagcccaaagtctaCTTTTGAACTGAGATCCAATTCCCCAACTCTGCGTCCCCCAGCAGGAAGAGACCCGACGGGGGACATTTCCAACCTCATTGTCCACCTCCGGGTTCTAGAATCTTGAAACCCCGCGGACCTCGGAGCGCCGCGAACGCGTGCCGGAAGGGGGCGCTCCGGTTTCCGCCTGACGGGCGGGGTAACTAGAGACGCTCTACCCGCGGCGCAGCTCTCGATGAGCCGCGCCCTGCGTCCCCACGCCGAGGCGGCGGGGCGATGCGCTTGCGCACTCGGAGCTCACACCATATGTGCCCTGTCCCAGTGCGCGGGTCTGTGGAGAGCCGGGTGCGAGAGGCGGCAGCGCGAGGGGCACGGAGCCGAGCGGAGACCGAAGTCAGCCGAGGGACAGCGGGTCTGTGAGAGACCGAGTAGAGGGGCTGGGGCTGCGAGCGCCGCTGACACACGATGgggaagaagcagaaaaacaagAGCGAAGACAGGTATTAGTGGCGGGGTCCTCACGGCGGCGGCCGGCGCGGCTCAGGGGGTCGCGCGGGTCCCGCGGGCGCGGGGCAGACCCGGGTCGAGGCTCGAGAGCGGCCCCGCGAGGCACAGGCCGGGACCCAGAGTGGGCAGCGCGGGGCCGAGACCCCAGTTCCGGGCGGGCGAGGAGGGCCTCGGCGGCGAGCGGGTTCCCAGCCTAGACTCCGTCCCCTCGCCCGGCTCGGGAGAACGTCTTTGGCTTAGGAGCCGGGAGTCGTTTTGGGGTTCGCGGTCCCTTGGGGGCAGGGCTCGGGCGGCCTCACGGAGCCGGGGGCCGCTTGGCCACCGTGGCACGGGCGGGTGGGAGTTGTTGTTGCGGCGCTGCTCTTGGCGGAGGTCTGGAagaattcttttttatgtctgtgtgCCTATGAATTCTTGGAGAGAGAAGGGTTTGGAATGCGACGAGCCTCCAGCCAGGTGTTCTCACCCTCGGAGCCTCTCAGGCACGTTAGAGAGAACGCGAGGAGAGTAGCAGGTTGCTCTGTCTTAACTTCAGTTAATTTGGTTCAGCTTTCAATTACTTACGGGCTGATTGTCCAGACTCCATGCTTTTCGCGTTCCTCCTTCCGGCCTTTTGGTCATTTCTTTACTCGCTAGCACCTCCCCTAAGAAAGGAGGAGATGAAACAAACCAACCAGGGTCGCTCTTTTCTTACCACTTAAAAATTGGGGGCGAGGGAGCTTAAGGGTGTATGTAGAGTTGAGTACCCCGAGATTATTGTAACATCCCTGGGTGTCATATTCGGTGGAGTTCTTTACCCCTCTTCATGGAAAGGGCTTACGTCCTAGGAGTGAACAACATATGTTATTTTTCACCTTTGTAAACTACTCACCAAACTTAGTTCAAATACTGGGCGTAGTAAGAGAAATTCGGAAGACAAAAACAGCACCCTTTGATAGTTCATTTTGACTCAAAACGGATATTTGCTCTTGAAGTTTGAATAAAATTACTAGTTGTGATTTGGAATCCTGGGTCGTTCCCTGACCTGGCCCTCACCTAGCTGTTGAATGGAGTTAAAAAGACACCGAGTGTCTTGTATTTCAGTTGGAGGTCTATTGGAGGAAGTTAGTTGGTTTGAAGAGTAGccagataaataagaaaaaataagcagaattCTGGGGTGATTTAGTGGGGCAAAAATTTCTATGCTTTTGACAGGATGTTTTGGTGCCTGAGATACTTCTTTTTCGTCAGCCTTACACAAGAAATGGAGAGATGAGTGTAATAAAGCTTCCTGTACCAGTTACCCAGCTTCAGCCATTGTTGTCACGTGACTGGTCCTGTTTCATCTACCTGCTGGATATTTTAAAGCAGCTCTGAAAATCGTTTCATGTGTAAATCCTTTAAGTGTATCTGAAAGGTGAAtacttgaggggaaaaaaacccacagaaacaCAACATAAAGCACAAACAAAATGTCATTAAACCCAAGGAATACTAGCAATGATTTCTTAAATACAGTTGTCAGTTTTCTAATTTCACTGATCCTTATtataagaaatctttttttttttttttttaaacggttTGTTTGGATCAGGATTACAGAACTCTATTATTTAGATTAAAAAACATGTAtgtattatcttaatttttttacttttcaagcTCTTTTGCATTAGAAAAAAGCTATTGAGAAGAGAAATATTTCttcttgtgtgtgtatttttttagaGAAAAGTGTTACTGATTCATAACATTGTTTACGGATGACATAAAGTTTAAATTGCAAACATTGGAACCTGTTAAATGATTGGTTTCATAGGATAGAAAGAAGGctattggatttttttcccctcagactAAATCTGcagcctttattttttggctcaCGTTGAAGGAAAAATGGTGGCAATGTCagtgaaaaacacattttctcaTAAGCCAATAtcaagtttctttgttttttaatgctttgtggattcctcccacctccccttcccttcccagtTGTCTTAAGCCAGACATGTTTCTGCTCAGAAAGAACTGGGTAAGAAATGAGCACCTGCTTATTAGCTATCAAGTTAAGGCATTGGGCCATTTTTCAGTTACTGGAAAGAACATAAAATACGTGACTATTTTAATCCTTAtgttgttatttaaaatttttagccACTCAGTGttcatttaaaattagattttactATCTAATctgagggcttccaggtggtaaagaatccacctgctagtgcaggagacacaggagatgtgggttcaatccctgggttgggaagatccccaggagaaggaaatggcagcccactccagtattctagcctggaaaattccgtcgacaggggagcctggtgggctacagtccatgtggtcacaaaagagttggacatgactgagagcgcATATGtgctcacatacacatacatacacgtaCACAGCTAATCTGAGGGATCTTATTTGGATTACATATGTTATGTTATGGAGacggcaacggcaccccactccagtactcttgcctggaaaatcccatggacagaggagcctggagggctgcagtccatggggttgctaggagtcagacacgaccgagcgacttcactttcacttttccctttcatgcattggagaaggaaatggcaacccactccagtgttcttacctggagaatcccagggatgggggagcctggtgggctgccgtctatggggtcgcacagagtcggacacgactgaagcgacttagcagtagcagcatgttaTGTTATATCAGTGACTGACCTTTGTTTAAACATAGAGTTCTAGAATTTTGTTTTAGCTTATGAAATTCTGAGTGAGATTTTGATAGGTGTTAAGCAGGTTTCCTTTTTCAGTTGACTGGGGTAAGAGTCAGTATTCACAGATCATACAGACAAAATACATGGCCAGTATTTTCGtttcttcctgggcttccctcgtg
This window of the Bubalus bubalis isolate 160015118507 breed Murrah chromosome 12, NDDB_SH_1, whole genome shotgun sequence genome carries:
- the TXNDC9 gene encoding thioredoxin domain-containing protein 9, encoding MEANASVDMFSKVLENQLLQTTKLVEEHLDSEIQKLDQMDEDELERLKEKRLEALKKAQQQKQEWLSKGHGEYREIPSERDFFQEVKESKKVVCHFYRDSTFRCKILDRHLVILSKKHLETKFLKLNVEKAPFLCERLRIKVIPTLALVKDGKTQDFVVGFSDLGNTDDFTTETLEWRLGCSDILNYSGNLMEPPFQSQKKFGTNFTKLEKKTIRGKKYDSDSDDD